Proteins from one Desulfovibrio sp. Fe33 genomic window:
- a CDS encoding APC family permease, with the protein MKTLQKKYGFWTATAMVVGIVIGSGVFFKADNVLEASAGSLPTALLAWLIGGAIMVVTAYVFSKIATRIERVNGVVDYFEQAYGKTAGYLVAWFMTFIYYPTLVAVLAWVSANYTQGLFGAENILWPLSWVYMTLFFLLNYFSPVLAGRWQVTSTVVKLIPLALVAVVGTIAGLSNGMTVENFTTAAKTVSGEGGGLALATLSTAFAYEGWIIATVINAELRDAKRTLPRALVVGTIAVVCIYMLYYIGISGVLTNEQVLAEGDAAPVRVISLIFGRLGGTLLTVFVIISCLGTLNGLIMGSARGMFSIASRGLGPKPDFFCRVNPVTNSTTHSAVLGYALSCFWLLVWYGNFAGWWGNFMDISELPIAFLYVIYISLYIWVMKTFTDLGNASRYLCPVLAGAGSIYIIWGAIQKAMFLHFLVVSLLILMSGVWLMHGRRPKNRKRQKA; encoded by the coding sequence ATGAAAACTCTACAGAAAAAGTACGGATTCTGGACCGCGACCGCCATGGTCGTGGGCATCGTCATCGGCTCCGGCGTATTCTTCAAGGCGGACAACGTGCTTGAGGCCTCTGCCGGAAGTCTGCCCACGGCCCTGCTGGCCTGGCTCATCGGCGGCGCGATCATGGTCGTGACCGCCTATGTTTTCTCCAAGATCGCCACCCGCATCGAACGGGTCAACGGCGTGGTGGACTACTTCGAACAGGCCTACGGCAAAACCGCCGGATACCTGGTGGCCTGGTTCATGACATTCATCTACTACCCCACCCTGGTGGCCGTGCTGGCCTGGGTCTCGGCCAACTACACGCAGGGACTTTTCGGCGCGGAAAACATCCTGTGGCCCCTGTCCTGGGTCTACATGACCCTTTTCTTCCTGCTCAACTATTTCTCGCCCGTCCTGGCCGGGCGATGGCAGGTAACGTCCACCGTGGTCAAACTGATTCCCCTGGCCCTGGTGGCCGTGGTCGGAACCATCGCCGGACTGAGCAACGGCATGACCGTGGAGAACTTCACCACCGCGGCAAAGACCGTCTCCGGCGAAGGCGGCGGCCTGGCCCTGGCCACCCTGTCCACGGCCTTCGCCTACGAGGGCTGGATCATCGCCACCGTCATCAACGCCGAACTTCGGGACGCCAAGCGGACCCTCCCCCGCGCCCTAGTGGTCGGAACCATCGCCGTGGTCTGCATCTACATGCTCTACTACATAGGCATTTCCGGCGTTCTGACCAACGAACAAGTCCTGGCCGAGGGCGACGCAGCCCCGGTGCGGGTCATTTCGCTCATCTTCGGACGCCTGGGCGGCACCCTGCTCACGGTCTTCGTCATCATCTCCTGCCTGGGCACCCTCAACGGCCTCATCATGGGATCGGCGCGCGGCATGTTCTCCATCGCCTCCCGTGGGCTCGGCCCGAAACCCGACTTCTTCTGCCGGGTCAATCCCGTGACCAACAGCACCACCCATTCCGCCGTTCTGGGCTACGCACTGTCCTGTTTCTGGCTGCTGGTCTGGTATGGCAACTTCGCGGGCTGGTGGGGCAACTTCATGGACATTTCCGAGCTGCCCATCGCCTTCCTGTACGTCATTTACATCTCCCTCTACATCTGGGTCATGAAAACCTTCACCGATCTGGGCAACGCCAGCCGCTACCTCTGTCCGGTCCTGGCCGGAGCCGGTTCGATCTACATCATCTGGGGCGCCATCCAGAAGGCCATGTTCCTGCACTTCCTGGTCGTCTCCCTGCTCATCCTGATGTCGGGCGTCTGGCTCATGCACGGACGCAGACCGAAAAACCGCAAACGGCAAAAAGCATAG
- a CDS encoding FadR/GntR family transcriptional regulator has translation MEARPVTRRSMSDEIVNQIKEMIDHGRLQPGDRLPAERKLAEQFGVSRTTVREGIKILSESGLLTSRQGAGTFVSRPDEGSREGSLIEAVLAGDYDLQDVFEVRKMLEPEIAALAARNGSPDAKMRLEAIIMEQEQAIRSGESGAGIDHQFHQALAEASGNPVLREMVSALHEGFSRSRSEEVQSPQRQKASLAAHRAIVEAVRNGHAMRAERAMREHLDEVERIIFDNQREVYSRR, from the coding sequence ATGGAAGCCAGGCCAGTGACCAGAAGAAGCATGTCCGACGAGATCGTCAACCAGATCAAGGAGATGATCGACCACGGACGATTGCAGCCCGGAGACCGGCTGCCGGCCGAGCGGAAGCTGGCGGAGCAGTTCGGCGTGTCCCGCACCACGGTGCGCGAGGGCATCAAGATATTGTCCGAGTCCGGTCTCCTGACCAGCCGCCAGGGGGCGGGCACCTTTGTCAGCCGCCCCGACGAGGGAAGCCGGGAAGGATCGCTCATCGAGGCGGTCCTGGCGGGTGATTACGATCTTCAGGACGTGTTCGAGGTGCGGAAGATGCTTGAGCCGGAAATAGCGGCCCTGGCGGCGCGCAACGGCTCGCCGGACGCCAAGATGCGGCTTGAGGCCATCATCATGGAGCAGGAACAGGCCATCCGGAGCGGCGAAAGCGGGGCGGGAATCGATCACCAGTTCCACCAGGCCCTGGCCGAAGCCTCGGGCAACCCGGTGTTGCGTGAAATGGTCTCGGCCCTGCACGAGGGGTTTTCCCGGAGCCGGTCCGAAGAGGTCCAGTCTCCCCAGCGGCAGAAGGCGTCGCTGGCCGCGCATCGGGCCATTGTGGAAGCGGTCAGAAACGGTCACGCCATGCGCGCCGAGCGGGCCATGCGCGAGCACCTCGATGAAGTGGAAAGAATCATCTTTGATAATCAAAGAGAAGTATACTCAAGGAGATAG
- a CDS encoding alpha-hydroxy-acid oxidizing protein, translating to MKEIKEKARELMKGFCRVCKVCDGRACAGEVPGMGGLGTAASFKANVEALEGFRLNMRLLHDAAEPDTSATLLGIDMSMPVMAAPIGGVSFNMGGGVSEEDYIDAVVGGCRAAGVIGCTGDGVPPVIHEAGFAAIAKNDGHGIPFIKPWEGVELDEKLEKARAAGCAVFGMDVDAAGLITLRQMGRPVAPKPVAELVKIIDKVHGWGAKFILKGIMTPDEAALAVEAGADAIVVSNHGGRVLDHTPGTAEALPDVVEKVHGDITILVDGGIRTGADILKMLALGANGVLIGRPVSVAAVGGLQDGVEKYFATLKSQLSGAMVLTGCKDIASIDANVLF from the coding sequence ATGAAGGAGATTAAGGAGAAGGCTCGGGAACTGATGAAAGGCTTCTGCCGGGTGTGCAAGGTCTGCGACGGACGGGCCTGCGCGGGCGAGGTCCCGGGAATGGGCGGTCTGGGGACGGCCGCGTCCTTCAAGGCCAACGTGGAGGCCCTGGAAGGTTTCCGTCTGAATATGCGGCTTTTGCACGACGCGGCTGAACCCGATACGTCCGCGACGTTGCTGGGTATCGACATGTCCATGCCGGTCATGGCCGCGCCCATCGGCGGCGTGTCCTTCAACATGGGCGGCGGCGTGTCCGAGGAAGATTACATCGACGCGGTCGTCGGCGGTTGCCGGGCGGCCGGGGTCATCGGCTGCACCGGCGACGGCGTGCCGCCCGTTATCCACGAGGCCGGTTTCGCCGCCATCGCGAAGAACGACGGCCACGGCATCCCGTTCATCAAGCCCTGGGAAGGCGTGGAGCTCGACGAGAAGTTGGAGAAGGCCCGCGCCGCCGGCTGTGCCGTGTTCGGCATGGACGTGGACGCCGCCGGGCTGATTACCCTGCGTCAGATGGGGCGCCCCGTGGCCCCGAAGCCCGTTGCCGAATTGGTCAAGATCATCGACAAGGTGCACGGCTGGGGCGCGAAGTTCATTCTCAAGGGGATCATGACCCCGGACGAGGCCGCATTGGCCGTGGAGGCGGGCGCGGACGCCATCGTGGTCTCCAACCACGGCGGCCGCGTGCTCGATCACACCCCCGGCACGGCCGAGGCCCTGCCCGACGTGGTCGAGAAGGTGCACGGCGACATCACCATCCTGGTGGACGGCGGCATCCGGACCGGCGCGGACATACTCAAGATGCTTGCGCTGGGCGCGAACGGTGTGCTCATCGGCCGTCCCGTGTCCGTGGCGGCTGTCGGCGGCTTGCAGGATGGGGTCGAGAAATACTTCGCGACCCTCAAGAGCCAGCTTTCCGGCGCCATGGTCCTGACCGGCTGCAAGGATATCGCTTCCATAGACGCGAACGTGCTGTTCTAA
- a CDS encoding sulfite exporter TauE/SafE family protein: MITTYILYICLGAVAGVLAGLLGIGGGLVIVPMLNFAFEWQNFPVEHIQHVALGTSMATIIFTSISSMRAHHKRGAINYSAFWRLAPGIIVGTYLGSWVASLLSTLFLKVFFGLFLYYVATQMLLNIKPKGERELPGHAGTFVAGSGIGVFSALVGIGGGTLTVPFLSWCNQTMHTAIATAAAVGLPIALAGTAGYVVNGWSVAGIPGPHIGYVYLPALLGIIVTSTLTAPFGAKLAHSLPVTKLKKIFAILLFLVGTRMLWNALA; the protein is encoded by the coding sequence GTGATTACCACCTACATACTCTACATATGCCTCGGCGCGGTCGCCGGGGTCCTGGCCGGATTGCTCGGCATCGGCGGGGGCCTGGTCATCGTGCCCATGCTCAACTTCGCCTTCGAATGGCAGAACTTCCCGGTGGAGCACATTCAGCACGTGGCGCTCGGCACGTCCATGGCGACGATCATCTTCACCTCCATCTCGTCCATGCGCGCCCATCACAAGCGCGGGGCCATCAACTACAGCGCCTTCTGGCGGCTGGCTCCCGGCATCATCGTCGGAACGTACCTCGGCTCCTGGGTCGCCTCCCTGCTGTCCACCTTGTTCCTGAAGGTATTCTTCGGTCTGTTCCTCTATTACGTGGCCACCCAGATGCTTCTGAACATCAAGCCCAAGGGCGAGCGCGAACTGCCCGGCCATGCTGGCACCTTCGTGGCGGGCAGCGGCATCGGCGTCTTCTCTGCCCTGGTCGGCATCGGCGGCGGCACGCTGACCGTGCCCTTCCTGTCCTGGTGCAACCAGACCATGCACACGGCCATCGCCACGGCTGCGGCCGTGGGCCTGCCCATCGCCCTGGCCGGGACGGCGGGATACGTGGTCAATGGCTGGTCCGTGGCGGGCATTCCCGGTCCGCACATCGGCTATGTGTACCTTCCGGCCCTGCTCGGCATCATCGTGACCAGCACGCTGACCGCGCCTTTCGGTGCCAAGCTGGCGCACAGCCTGCCCGTGACCAAGCTCAAGAAGATTTTCGCGATCCTCCTGTTCCTGGTCGGCACGCGTATGCTTTGGAACGCCTTGGCGTAA
- a CDS encoding glycosyltransferase, with the protein MNRFAFPRTLPPCAPVQPAFARHFSGWQLGMGLPESLAGLLPGLFLLSEENPGCKSAAMGMALWGMQAYPLHPDLARWAVKAVNLGLKTDRTLARLMILAAESAQPGEGEAADAWYELARQDDRSLILRFLAVVLNDPAKGLGWLRHIWRDLIHMGRPEIAKAALDMVRWPEAALPLRARFEADRAFHCLPPDEALPIIESLDPNLWGLWRAYAGGELLLRMGRTGEAKGALAGLWQAIPWHVNLTLKLHDLFRPAPVASPAQCEEAAVLLYSWNKADLLAETLESLLRSEIGRAGIFALNNGSSDHTGEVLAQAAQRFGADRFHIETLPVNVGAPAARNWLLSLPAVRKARWAAFLDDDIILPEDWLPRLLGPAQGRDDLGAVGCRITAAVPPFGLQSADYNIFPVRPPEGEPDALPNRVPVHDNCAGSPDTGMFTYTRPCLSVSGCCHLVNMRSIGRTGPFDLRYTPSQFDDLDRDLRASLDGTPALYVGGLAVRHVQHSSLAKSKTARQIGQVMGNKLKLDTKYSDEELDRLGRENRAMLWADLEEKSRFLVDRLGLNA; encoded by the coding sequence ATGAACCGCTTCGCCTTCCCCCGCACCCTGCCGCCCTGCGCCCCCGTCCAGCCCGCATTCGCGCGTCATTTTTCCGGCTGGCAACTGGGCATGGGCCTGCCCGAGTCCCTGGCCGGACTCCTGCCCGGCCTGTTCCTCCTGAGCGAGGAGAATCCCGGCTGCAAAAGCGCGGCCATGGGCATGGCGCTGTGGGGAATGCAGGCTTACCCGCTGCATCCCGACCTGGCCCGTTGGGCGGTCAAGGCCGTCAATCTCGGGCTCAAGACGGACCGCACCCTGGCCCGGCTCATGATCCTGGCCGCCGAATCCGCGCAACCGGGTGAAGGCGAGGCCGCGGACGCATGGTACGAGCTGGCCCGACAGGACGACCGAAGCCTGATCCTGCGCTTCCTGGCCGTGGTCCTGAACGACCCGGCCAAGGGGCTCGGCTGGCTGCGCCACATCTGGCGTGACCTCATCCACATGGGAAGGCCGGAGATCGCCAAGGCCGCCCTCGACATGGTCCGATGGCCCGAGGCCGCCCTTCCCCTGCGGGCGCGCTTCGAAGCGGACCGGGCCTTCCACTGCCTGCCGCCCGATGAGGCCCTGCCGATCATCGAAAGCCTCGACCCGAATCTCTGGGGGTTATGGCGGGCCTATGCGGGCGGCGAGCTGCTGTTGCGTATGGGACGAACCGGCGAGGCCAAGGGCGCGCTCGCAGGGCTGTGGCAGGCCATCCCCTGGCACGTCAACCTGACGCTCAAGCTCCACGACCTTTTCCGCCCCGCGCCCGTGGCGTCCCCCGCGCAGTGCGAGGAAGCCGCCGTGCTGCTCTACTCCTGGAACAAGGCCGACCTCCTGGCCGAGACCCTGGAATCCCTCCTGCGAAGCGAAATCGGCCGGGCCGGAATCTTCGCACTGAACAACGGGTCCTCCGACCATACCGGCGAGGTCCTCGCCCAGGCAGCGCAAAGGTTCGGCGCGGACCGATTCCACATCGAAACCCTCCCGGTCAACGTGGGCGCGCCCGCCGCGCGCAACTGGCTTCTGTCCCTGCCCGCAGTGCGCAAGGCGCGATGGGCCGCATTTCTGGATGACGACATCATCCTCCCCGAAGACTGGCTGCCGCGATTGCTCGGACCGGCGCAGGGGCGCGACGACCTAGGGGCCGTGGGCTGCCGGATCACCGCCGCGGTCCCGCCTTTCGGACTGCAATCCGCGGACTACAACATCTTTCCCGTGCGGCCGCCCGAGGGAGAACCCGACGCACTGCCCAACCGCGTGCCTGTCCACGATAACTGCGCGGGCAGCCCGGACACAGGGATGTTCACCTATACCCGGCCCTGCCTTTCCGTGTCGGGCTGCTGCCACCTGGTCAACATGCGCTCCATCGGGCGGACCGGCCCCTTCGACCTGCGCTACACGCCGTCCCAGTTCGACGATCTGGACCGCGACCTGCGCGCGAGCCTCGACGGCACCCCGGCCCTGTATGTGGGCGGCCTGGCCGTGCGCCACGTACAGCACTCCTCCCTGGCCAAGTCCAAAACGGCCAGGCAAATCGGCCAGGTCATGGGCAACAAGCTCAAACTGGACACCAAATACTCGGACGAGGAACTGGACCGTCTGGGCCGGGAGAACCGGGCCATGCTCTGGGCCGATCTCGAAGAAAAATCCCGCTTCCTGGTTGACCGCCTGGGCCTGAATGCCTAA
- the lpxB gene encoding lipid-A-disaccharide synthase, translated as MQKGNPSGPIWFSVGEASGDLHGAELMKALRQADPGVSFTGMGGPAMEAEGLRPRHSMREISLVGITEILGGLPRILKLLRVIRGELEAIRPRAIILVDCPEFNFRIARIARKLGIPVYYYISPQIWAWRSGRAEFLREFVRKVICILPFERDFYAKYGMDVDYVGHPLMDVLPLDRLDAAQPDENRVGLLPGSRTKEVSSLLPVFADTARLLAADHPGLEYVLVRAPGMDESLLRALWPDDIPVSFVSPDDRYETFRSCKFILAASGTVTLETALIGTPVLVAYKVSPLSELIGRLLVNVEFISLPNLILGREIYPEFIGKKASPENLARTARNWLDDPEAYREVKDGLNVLRTMVGDPGAPLRAARIILDDLGKLASPTG; from the coding sequence ATGCAGAAAGGCAATCCATCAGGCCCCATCTGGTTCAGCGTGGGCGAGGCTTCCGGCGATTTGCACGGCGCGGAGCTCATGAAGGCGCTCCGGCAGGCGGACCCGGGCGTATCCTTCACCGGCATGGGAGGCCCGGCCATGGAGGCGGAGGGACTTCGGCCCCGCCATTCCATGCGTGAAATTTCCCTGGTGGGAATCACCGAAATCCTCGGCGGCCTGCCGCGCATTCTCAAACTGCTCAGGGTCATCAGGGGCGAGCTTGAGGCCATCCGGCCCAGGGCCATCATCCTGGTGGACTGCCCGGAATTCAATTTCCGCATAGCCCGGATAGCCAGGAAGCTCGGCATCCCTGTCTACTACTACATCAGCCCGCAGATATGGGCGTGGCGTTCGGGCAGGGCCGAATTCCTGCGCGAATTCGTCCGCAAGGTCATCTGCATCCTGCCCTTCGAAAGGGATTTCTACGCGAAATACGGCATGGATGTGGACTACGTGGGGCATCCGCTCATGGATGTGCTGCCTTTGGACAGGCTGGACGCCGCGCAACCGGACGAGAACCGCGTGGGCCTGCTGCCCGGCAGCCGGACAAAGGAGGTCTCGTCCCTGCTCCCGGTGTTCGCGGACACGGCCCGGCTGCTCGCCGCCGACCATCCCGGCCTGGAATACGTCCTGGTCCGTGCGCCGGGCATGGACGAATCCCTGCTGCGCGCCCTGTGGCCCGACGACATCCCGGTTTCCTTCGTCTCACCGGACGACCGTTACGAGACCTTCAGGTCGTGCAAGTTCATCCTGGCTGCCTCGGGCACCGTCACGCTGGAAACCGCGCTCATCGGCACCCCGGTCCTGGTGGCCTACAAGGTCTCTCCCCTGTCCGAACTGATCGGGCGGCTGCTCGTCAACGTCGAATTCATTTCCCTGCCCAATCTCATCCTCGGCCGCGAAATCTACCCGGAATTCATCGGCAAGAAAGCCTCGCCGGAGAACCTGGCCCGAACGGCCCGGAACTGGCTGGACGATCCCGAAGCCTACCGGGAAGTGAAGGACGGGCTCAACGTCCTGCGCACCATGGTCGGCGACCCAGGCGCGCCCCTTCGCGCCGCCCGGATCATTCTCGACGACCTCGGAAAACTCGCATCGCCGACCGGCTGA
- a CDS encoding Gfo/Idh/MocA family protein: MIKVGVVGLGWMGRVHLRNYTEMAGVEVVGVVDVDPKAREEVEAQFGVKAFASLDELLKLDLDAMSICVPTSLHHETGLKVMDKGINAIIEKPLAATAAEGEELVAKAREKGVALMVGHVERFNPAVSRVKELVGDDVISIQIERVGPYPPRIQDVGVIKDLGSHDIDLIRYLTGSEFKTVYAVSSTSLGKHEDSALITCEMENGVLANITTNWVTPYKGRKINVACESKYIAANLITQEVKEYSAFSTYDKSYSVREWPLMFREPVKAELTAFLDALRNGTPVPITGEDGLEVLKTFERIFDCLDK, encoded by the coding sequence ATGATAAAAGTCGGAGTCGTCGGCCTGGGTTGGATGGGCAGAGTGCATCTGCGCAACTATACCGAGATGGCGGGCGTGGAAGTTGTCGGAGTGGTCGATGTCGATCCGAAGGCCCGCGAAGAGGTCGAAGCCCAGTTCGGAGTGAAGGCCTTCGCCTCGCTGGACGAACTGCTCAAGCTCGACCTGGACGCCATGTCCATCTGCGTGCCCACCAGCCTGCACCATGAAACCGGTCTCAAGGTCATGGACAAGGGCATCAACGCCATCATCGAGAAGCCCCTTGCCGCGACGGCGGCCGAGGGCGAGGAACTTGTCGCCAAGGCCAGGGAAAAGGGCGTGGCCCTCATGGTCGGACACGTGGAACGCTTCAACCCCGCGGTCTCCCGGGTCAAGGAGCTCGTCGGGGACGACGTCATCTCCATCCAGATCGAGCGCGTGGGTCCGTATCCGCCGCGTATTCAGGATGTGGGCGTCATCAAGGATCTCGGTTCCCACGATATCGATCTCATCCGCTACCTGACCGGCTCCGAGTTCAAGACCGTGTACGCGGTTTCCTCCACCTCCCTGGGCAAGCACGAGGACTCCGCCCTCATCACCTGCGAGATGGAAAACGGCGTGCTCGCCAACATCACCACCAACTGGGTCACTCCCTACAAGGGACGCAAGATCAACGTCGCCTGCGAGTCCAAGTACATCGCCGCCAACCTGATTACCCAGGAGGTCAAGGAATACTCGGCCTTCTCCACCTACGACAAATCCTATTCCGTGCGCGAGTGGCCGCTTATGTTCCGCGAGCCGGTCAAGGCCGAACTGACCGCCTTCCTCGACGCCCTGCGCAACGGCACTCCGGTTCCCATCACCGGCGAAGACGGCCTCGAAGTGCTCAAGACCTTCGAACGCATCTTCGACTGCCTCGACAAATAA
- a CDS encoding BON domain-containing protein produces MLPEKTYMAALAVLLSALLAGCALYPAVQVAGGAMTGYDAVVMADEYLPRDNVDGGSLRIVRDVQTERRLRERLELNGLHLSAHVFNGKAYLVGQVQSRNVADYAIRTAATVDGVKTITCKFYPAAPPRTAARDAARDELLLKELRGRFDETKRLEGADLRVEVIRGHAVLIGSARDYHQKTAALAIASEVNGLADVVDYITVNTPAEPVSPDKDSVAGK; encoded by the coding sequence ATGCTGCCCGAAAAAACGTACATGGCGGCTTTGGCCGTCCTCCTCTCCGCGCTCCTCGCCGGATGCGCGCTCTACCCCGCCGTGCAGGTGGCCGGAGGGGCCATGACCGGCTACGACGCCGTGGTCATGGCCGACGAATACCTGCCGCGCGACAACGTTGACGGCGGCAGCCTGCGCATCGTCCGCGACGTCCAGACCGAACGGCGGCTGCGCGAACGGCTCGAACTGAACGGACTCCATCTCTCCGCGCACGTCTTCAACGGCAAGGCCTATCTCGTTGGCCAGGTGCAAAGCCGCAACGTGGCGGATTACGCCATACGCACGGCGGCCACCGTGGACGGCGTCAAGACCATCACCTGCAAATTCTACCCGGCGGCACCGCCCAGGACGGCCGCCCGGGACGCGGCCCGCGACGAACTTCTGCTCAAGGAACTGCGCGGCCGGTTCGACGAGACCAAACGACTCGAAGGAGCGGACCTCCGCGTGGAGGTTATCCGGGGACACGCGGTTCTCATCGGCAGCGCACGGGACTACCACCAGAAAACCGCCGCCCTGGCCATCGCCTCCGAAGTCAACGGACTCGCGGATGTGGTGGACTACATCACGGTCAATACGCCCGCCGAGCCAGTTTCCCCGGACAAGGATTCCGTGGCCGGGAAATAG
- a CDS encoding glycosyltransferase family 39 protein, whose translation MSVLRTVWTRLENHPWLTMTLAVLAQTWFALNNRALWFSDEVRYADAYNNLAVNGKWMVLALNGQAYPDKPPVYFWFLWVLDKLTPFDAPAVFFLGAALSGLFFLFAAYALARMLKFDKTTSLASTLILLSTFVVAALLHYSRMDLLFAALIVLSHAVFYRAYTGKNEGWWPVLGFALAGAATLVKGPLGFLFPLVNISLFLLFKGEAKRLLSRRTGLGVLVMLGMLAAWVAGVVLAEGPAFLINTVLGKQILERATHTFHHREPFWWYFAAFPLAWMPWTLALFTAPVKRLFSLSFWGTLWGGRRQAGAKTMLWIMFAATFIFLSSLSGKVFIYVLPMFPPLAILIADDLRTMAAARAARLWTLVGGLWIVLGAVLLLVGDLIPIPVPVRGMGICAGVLILGGAAIVSMRAREYRAALMTCALAMILWIYPVGLLAAPSLDDAMSPRRQALILGDYIEHGYTPFSARVYSGIYTYYAGHDYAEYDNYDKLIEDMNARDKVILVIRASHWEDIEDRLPEFHVIDRQSIAGLVHILAIKG comes from the coding sequence ATGAGCGTCCTTCGCACCGTCTGGACCCGGCTTGAAAACCACCCCTGGCTGACCATGACCCTGGCCGTGCTGGCCCAGACATGGTTCGCCCTGAACAACCGCGCCCTGTGGTTCTCGGACGAAGTCCGCTACGCCGACGCCTACAACAACCTGGCCGTCAACGGTAAGTGGATGGTCCTGGCTCTCAACGGCCAGGCGTACCCCGACAAGCCCCCGGTCTATTTCTGGTTCCTCTGGGTGCTGGACAAGCTCACCCCGTTCGACGCCCCGGCGGTCTTCTTCCTCGGCGCCGCCCTGTCGGGCCTATTCTTCCTGTTCGCCGCCTACGCCCTGGCCCGGATGCTCAAATTCGACAAGACCACGTCCCTGGCATCCACCCTGATCCTGCTGTCCACCTTCGTGGTTGCCGCCCTGCTGCATTACTCCCGCATGGACCTGCTGTTCGCGGCCCTGATCGTCCTCAGCCACGCCGTCTTCTACCGAGCATACACCGGCAAGAACGAAGGATGGTGGCCGGTCCTGGGATTCGCCCTGGCCGGCGCGGCCACCTTGGTCAAGGGACCGCTCGGCTTCCTGTTCCCCCTGGTCAACATCTCCCTGTTCCTGCTCTTCAAGGGCGAAGCCAAGCGGCTGCTCTCGCGGCGCACGGGCCTCGGCGTGCTGGTCATGCTCGGCATGCTCGCCGCCTGGGTGGCGGGCGTTGTCCTGGCGGAAGGACCGGCCTTCCTGATAAACACCGTTCTCGGCAAGCAGATCCTCGAAAGGGCCACCCACACCTTTCACCACAGGGAACCGTTCTGGTGGTACTTCGCGGCCTTCCCCCTGGCCTGGATGCCGTGGACCCTGGCCCTGTTCACCGCGCCGGTGAAGCGGCTCTTCTCCCTCTCGTTCTGGGGAACGCTGTGGGGCGGGCGACGTCAGGCCGGAGCGAAAACCATGCTCTGGATCATGTTCGCGGCCACCTTCATCTTTCTTTCGAGCCTGAGCGGCAAGGTGTTCATCTACGTCCTGCCCATGTTCCCGCCGCTCGCCATCCTCATCGCCGACGACCTGCGAACCATGGCCGCGGCCCGGGCCGCCAGACTCTGGACGCTGGTGGGCGGCCTGTGGATCGTGCTCGGCGCGGTTCTGCTCCTTGTCGGCGACCTCATCCCCATCCCGGTGCCGGTGCGCGGCATGGGCATCTGCGCCGGAGTCCTCATTCTCGGCGGCGCGGCCATCGTCTCCATGCGGGCCAGGGAATACCGCGCCGCGCTCATGACCTGCGCCCTGGCCATGATCCTCTGGATATACCCGGTGGGCCTGCTCGCCGCGCCCTCTCTTGACGACGCCATGAGCCCCCGCCGCCAGGCCCTGATCCTGGGCGACTACATCGAACACGGCTACACGCCGTTCTCCGCCCGGGTCTACTCCGGCATCTACACATACTACGCCGGACACGACTACGCCGAATACGACAACTACGACAAGCTCATCGAAGACATGAACGCGCGCGACAAGGTTATCCTGGTCATCCGCGCCAGCCATTGGGAAGACATCGAGGACAGGCTGCCGGAATTCCACGTCATAGACCGGCAGTCCATTGCCGGGCTGGTCCACATCCTGGCCATCAAAGGTTGA
- a CDS encoding phosphatase PAP2 family protein, which translates to MSCTSLKHWALYSAPLLLILAALWFGFDNERDVIVFFKDHRAAHAGFAAFMRFVTNWCNPVFYVYYAAMLFIAWRSGDRERLRFVLVLLVVQGLVAGLAVHFTKYVIGRPRPDGGRWFAPLSGEYSHASLPSGHTTEITGWTLPLALRASKQAVPVLLGLFVGLAGFSRIYLGWHHPTDVFFGWLLGSLGGFAAVIIAESSLFRRS; encoded by the coding sequence ATGAGCTGTACTTCCCTGAAACATTGGGCGCTTTACTCCGCGCCCCTCCTGCTCATCCTGGCAGCCCTCTGGTTCGGTTTCGACAACGAACGGGACGTGATCGTGTTCTTCAAGGACCATCGCGCCGCCCACGCGGGATTCGCCGCGTTCATGCGTTTCGTCACCAACTGGTGCAACCCCGTCTTCTACGTGTATTACGCGGCGATGCTCTTCATCGCCTGGAGGTCGGGCGACCGCGAACGGCTGCGCTTCGTGCTCGTCCTGCTCGTGGTGCAGGGACTGGTCGCCGGTCTGGCCGTGCATTTCACCAAATACGTCATCGGCAGGCCCCGCCCCGACGGCGGCCGCTGGTTCGCGCCCCTGTCCGGGGAGTATTCCCATGCCTCCCTGCCTTCGGGACACACCACCGAGATCACCGGCTGGACCTTGCCGCTGGCGTTGCGCGCGTCGAAACAGGCGGTCCCCGTCCTGCTCGGCCTGTTCGTAGGCCTGGCCGGATTTTCGCGCATCTATCTAGGCTGGCACCATCCCACCGACGTTTTCTTCGGCTGGCTGCTCGGCAGCCTGGGCGGATTCGCCGCCGTAATCATCGCCGAATCCTCGCTTTTCAGGAGATCATGA